In Halobacteria archaeon AArc-dxtr1, the sequence GTCGTCGGCCTCGACCACGGTCGCGTTCTCCGGCTCGTGGACGTCACCTCCGTAGAGTACCGCAACCAGCTCTTCGTCGGCATCGACGGGTTCCTCGAACTCGATCGGGATCGACTCGTTGTCACCAGCCTCGAGTTGCTCGCTTACCCCCAGCGGATCGACAGCCGCTGTCTCGTTCTCTGCGTTGCCGTCATCCGCCCGCTCTACCGCGACGAACCCATCTCCCGGAAGGGACGCACTCGCTGTCACGCCGCTCTCGTTGCCGTCGACCACCGCGAGCGCGGGCGTGCCGGCGAATTCGACGTCGACCGTGGTCAGTGCCCCGTCGCTGACCGTGAAGACGCCGACCGTCTGCGATCCGGGCGCGAGGGTTCCCGGCTCAACCTCGAATGTTACCTCCTGTGAGGAGCCGGTCTCGAGATCGACGAGCTGGCGCTCGACGACTGTTCCGTCGACGCGGAGATCAACGTGTTGCTGGTCGGTCCGGTCAGTCGGATTCGACACGTCAGCGGTGACGGTGACCGACTCGTTAGTCGTCGCGCTCGCCGGCACTGACAACGCCTCGACGTCGAAGGAGTCGACCACCGCTCCTTCTTCACTCGTCACGGTGGCGGTGTCGCTGACCGGGTGGCCGTCCGCGAGGTACGGACGGTCCGACTCGTCCTCTTGCTCGTCGCCGACGTACGTTTCGTCCTCGGTCGTATCCTGGTACACCGTCGCCGTGAGCTGCCCGTACAGTTCGCCCTCGTACTCTTCGTCGGCCTCGATGGTGACGTTTTCGTGACTCCCCTCTCCCATGTACTCAGAGGTAGCGATTGTCGACCCTGATCCGTCCTCGATGACGACGAATCCTCCGTCGGAGAGCGAGACCGCGTCGACGGTGACGGCGCTGCCGTTTCCGTGCTGGTCTTCGAACTCGATCGATGCCGTCGGCTCTTCGTCGACGCCGAACAGCGACGGCGACTGTCCGACGACCACACCGGCCGCGAGGACGATCGCGACGGCGATCAGTACCGCCACGATCCGTTTTCCGGTCCGTAGTCGCGAGCTCATTTGTCTATCTGGAAGCTGTACTCGGATCGGTCCGTGGCGATGTAAAACGCACACTCCGTTCTCGGCGGCGGGGAATCGGTAGGAAGCCCGGTGGTAGTGGTAGTCTCTGCTTACCGTCTCGTCGGCCCCGCCAGCGCGCGCGTCTGGTCGCCGTGACCGCCTTTCGAAGCCGGTTTACCCGCGGCCCGCCCACGTTCGGCTGATGACCCTCCGCGTGACGTTTCTCGGCACAGCCGGGGCGGTCCCCACGCCAGCGCGCAATCCGAGCAGTCTCTTCGTCGCTCGCGAGGGCGACCAGTTGCTGTTCGACGCCGGCGAAGGGACCCAGCGCCAGCTGATGCGCTTTCGGACCGGCTTTGCGATCTCGCAGCTGTTCGTCACGCACTGCCACGGCGACCACGTTCTTGGCATTCCCGGTTTGCTCCAGACGATGGACTTCAACGACCGCGAGCAACCCCTCTCGATCCACTGTCCAACGGGAACTCGCCGGCAGATTCGCTCGCTCGTCACGCTCCTCGGGAACCGACCTTCGTTTCCCGTCCACGTCAACGAAGTCGGCGACGGCGACGTCGCCTACCGCGCCGACGAGTACGAGGTTCGGGCGTTTGCGACCGACCACGACACCCGATCCGTCGGCTACGCGTTGGTTGAGGACGACCGGAAGGGCCGCTTCGACCGCGAGCACGCCGAGGAACTCGGCGTCCCGGTCGGCCCGAAGTTCTCAAAACTGCACGAGGGCGAGCCCGTCGAACTCGAGGACGGTACCGTCGTCCGCCCCGAGCAGGTCGTCGGCGAGCCCCGACCCGGCCGCTCGCTGGTCTACACCGGCGACACCCGCCCGACGGCTGCGGCGGTCGAGGTCGCGGAATCGCCCGATCTGCTGATTCACGACGCCACCTTCGCCGAGGACCGCGCGGATCGGGCCACCGAGACGGCCCACTCGACGGCCCGACAGGCCGCCGAGATCGCCCGCCGGGCAGGCGCCGACCGGCTCGCACTGATGCACGTCTCCTCCCGATACGCGGGCGACGTCTCCGCCCATTTGGCGGAGGCCCGTGAGGTGTTCGGCGCGGAGGGAGAAGATGGTAGCGGGGAGGCGGTGTTCGTCCCCGAGGACGGCCAGCGCGTCGAACTGGCGTATCCCGACGGCTGAGGTGTGGGCACCGCGAGCGGAGCGTCCGCATTCTCTAGAGGTGCGGCCGCGTCGCATTTATTGTCGTCTCGTCCCTACACCCCTCCGTGCACACGCGAACGAGCGCGTTGGACGCGGTCGTCTTCGGCGTCGACGTCCAGAGCGGCGACGTCCGCGGGGACACGCCTTCCTACGCCCTGGTGCGTTACGACGGTGAGGTCGTCGATCGGGACGTCGTCTCGGGGCGCAAGCTCCGGC encodes:
- a CDS encoding DUF4179 domain-containing protein encodes the protein MSSRLRTGKRIVAVLIAVAIVLAAGVVVGQSPSLFGVDEEPTASIEFEDQHGNGSAVTVDAVSLSDGGFVVIEDGSGSTIATSEYMGEGSHENVTIEADEEYEGELYGQLTATVYQDTTEDETYVGDEQEDESDRPYLADGHPVSDTATVTSEEGAVVDSFDVEALSVPASATTNESVTVTADVSNPTDRTDQQHVDLRVDGTVVERQLVDLETGSSQEVTFEVEPGTLAPGSQTVGVFTVSDGALTTVDVEFAGTPALAVVDGNESGVTASASLPGDGFVAVERADDGNAENETAAVDPLGVSEQLEAGDNESIPIEFEEPVDADEELVAVLYGGDVHEPENATVVEADDGGLLKVPFTLAEVAEGPVGDEPEIEEDDDGGEEDEGDGDEDEAETDDGEADGEEATEADN
- the rnz gene encoding ribonuclease Z, which produces MTLRVTFLGTAGAVPTPARNPSSLFVAREGDQLLFDAGEGTQRQLMRFRTGFAISQLFVTHCHGDHVLGIPGLLQTMDFNDREQPLSIHCPTGTRRQIRSLVTLLGNRPSFPVHVNEVGDGDVAYRADEYEVRAFATDHDTRSVGYALVEDDRKGRFDREHAEELGVPVGPKFSKLHEGEPVELEDGTVVRPEQVVGEPRPGRSLVYTGDTRPTAAAVEVAESPDLLIHDATFAEDRADRATETAHSTARQAAEIARRAGADRLALMHVSSRYAGDVSAHLAEAREVFGAEGEDGSGEAVFVPEDGQRVELAYPDG